A portion of the Phycisphaerales bacterium AB-hyl4 genome contains these proteins:
- the cmk gene encoding (d)CMP kinase has protein sequence MQRLIVTLDGPAGSGKSTVARMLADRLGVEFLDTGAMYRGLTAKALDRGINPAEEGYAVVGLARNCDIRFDFGHSPPRLFIGSQDMTERLRDQHVTAHVSDVAALAGVRQVLVDAQRKVGAEHPRLVTEGRDQGSVVFPNADVKFYLDARAAVRAQRRADQIRASGRHADLEAIRDAIVARDHKDSTRADGPLICPEDAQRIDTSEMTLDEVVDLLERRVREAVEATA, from the coding sequence ATGCAACGGCTGATCGTCACCCTCGATGGCCCGGCAGGGTCGGGCAAGTCTACTGTCGCCCGCATGTTGGCCGACCGACTCGGCGTCGAATTTCTCGATACCGGGGCGATGTATCGCGGCCTGACCGCGAAGGCCCTGGACCGCGGCATCAACCCCGCGGAAGAGGGGTACGCAGTGGTGGGATTGGCGCGTAACTGCGACATACGCTTTGACTTCGGGCACAGCCCGCCGCGGCTTTTCATCGGCTCGCAGGACATGACCGAGCGGTTGCGCGATCAGCACGTTACGGCACACGTCAGCGATGTGGCCGCGCTGGCGGGCGTACGGCAGGTGCTCGTCGACGCCCAGCGGAAGGTGGGGGCGGAACACCCGCGGCTGGTGACGGAAGGGCGGGACCAGGGCTCGGTCGTGTTCCCGAACGCGGATGTGAAGTTTTACCTCGACGCGCGAGCGGCGGTGCGGGCTCAACGGCGGGCGGACCAAATTCGTGCTTCGGGACGGCATGCCGACCTTGAGGCGATTCGCGATGCGATCGTGGCCCGTGATCACAAGGATTCAACGCGAGCTGACGGACCGTTGATCTGTCCGGAAGATGCGCAGCGGATCGATACATCGGAGATGACGCTCGATGAGGTGGTCGATCTGCTGGAGCGACGCGTCCGCGAAGCGGTGGAGGCGACAGCATGA
- a CDS encoding lysophospholipid acyltransferase family protein, with amino-acid sequence MIRGLRARQPGSPLWRIFAWYAMMSLCYVWFFCCYRFRAWGVRNIPATGPVMFVSNHQSFYDPILVGLGAHRRQFYALARASLFRNRFFAVLIRLLNAIPVEQGAGDTKAMRRCIEVLKQGHALLIFPEGARTLSGKTESFETGTMLLIKRAKPTIVPVALDGAYHVWPRSQKRPRLFGRMGVMYGEPIPADELLAMKPEEALAHLQQTVETMRQDLAGRIGTASTDE; translated from the coding sequence ATGATTCGTGGATTGCGTGCCCGTCAGCCGGGCTCACCACTATGGCGGATTTTTGCCTGGTACGCGATGATGTCGCTGTGCTATGTGTGGTTTTTCTGCTGCTATCGATTCCGCGCGTGGGGCGTTCGCAACATTCCCGCGACCGGGCCGGTGATGTTCGTCTCGAACCATCAGTCGTTTTACGACCCGATCCTTGTGGGGCTTGGGGCACACCGTCGGCAGTTTTATGCCTTGGCGCGAGCGAGCCTGTTTCGTAATCGCTTTTTCGCAGTGCTGATCCGCCTGCTCAATGCGATCCCCGTCGAGCAGGGGGCCGGCGACACGAAGGCGATGCGGCGGTGCATTGAGGTGCTCAAGCAAGGCCACGCGCTGCTGATCTTTCCCGAAGGCGCACGCACGCTCTCCGGCAAGACCGAGTCGTTTGAGACAGGGACGATGCTGCTGATCAAGCGGGCGAAGCCGACGATCGTGCCGGTCGCGTTGGATGGGGCGTACCACGTCTGGCCGCGGTCGCAGAAGCGGCCCCGCCTGTTCGGGCGGATGGGGGTCATGTACGGCGAGCCGATCCCCGCGGACGAACTGCTGGCAATGAAGCCTGAGGAGGCGCTGGCCCACCTCCAGCAGACGGTGGAGACCATGCGCCAAGACCTCGCTGGACGCATCGGCACTGCATCGACGGACGAGTAA
- a CDS encoding adenylosuccinate synthase: protein MSKAADATAGPGSAVTAAADGGAVLNKLGLEAGHTAIVGLQWGDEGKGKVVDLIAGATAAQGGGGFDCVVRYNGGANAGHSLQVGDQRYALHLVPSGILYPEKINVLGNGVVIDPAQLVKEITELKSRGIAVGENLRISDRAHVVFEYHKVQDVLYDQAVAKAWGSDKPIGTTGRGIGPCYADKALRSTAIRVADMLDTPRLRDMLPRIVSVKNGMLKSLADLCGQSFEPLDADALLATAIEHAEALRPHVCDTATLLHDAMSGGRRLLFEGANATLLDIDHGTYPYVTSSNCSSLGVHTGTGVPGHRVTNVVGIVKAYQTRVGGGPMPTQLDDEIGDRIREKGREYGTTTGRPRRCGWLDLVALKYTAAVSGATGIALMLLDVLAGLEELKVCVGYRHQGRVLKTFPADADVLAAVEPVYETLPGFAAEIEDCRSYNDLPEEAKAYIRRIEQFIDVPVVMASVGPRRDQSVFR, encoded by the coding sequence ATGAGCAAGGCTGCTGACGCGACTGCCGGGCCCGGTTCCGCTGTCACCGCTGCGGCGGATGGTGGGGCCGTCCTCAACAAGCTTGGCCTTGAGGCCGGCCACACAGCGATCGTGGGCCTGCAGTGGGGCGACGAGGGCAAAGGCAAGGTCGTCGACCTCATCGCCGGCGCTACAGCCGCTCAGGGCGGCGGTGGCTTTGATTGCGTCGTCCGCTACAACGGTGGCGCCAACGCCGGGCACAGCCTGCAGGTGGGCGATCAGCGTTACGCTCTGCACCTCGTGCCCTCAGGCATTCTCTACCCGGAAAAGATCAACGTGCTGGGCAACGGCGTGGTGATCGACCCGGCTCAGCTCGTCAAAGAGATTACCGAACTGAAGTCGCGCGGCATCGCTGTGGGTGAAAACCTCCGCATCAGCGACCGGGCGCACGTGGTCTTTGAGTACCACAAGGTGCAGGATGTGCTTTACGATCAGGCGGTTGCGAAAGCGTGGGGCTCGGATAAGCCTATCGGCACGACCGGCCGAGGCATCGGGCCCTGCTATGCGGACAAGGCGTTGCGCTCGACCGCGATCCGTGTGGCCGACATGCTCGACACGCCGCGGCTGCGTGACATGCTGCCGCGTATCGTCAGCGTGAAAAACGGCATGCTCAAATCGCTCGCAGACCTGTGTGGCCAATCGTTCGAGCCGCTTGACGCCGACGCGCTGCTCGCCACGGCGATAGAGCACGCCGAGGCGCTTCGCCCGCACGTTTGTGACACTGCCACGCTGTTGCACGATGCGATGAGCGGCGGCCGTCGGCTGCTGTTCGAAGGTGCGAATGCGACGTTGCTGGATATCGACCATGGGACCTACCCCTACGTCACGTCGAGCAACTGCTCGTCGTTGGGCGTGCACACCGGCACGGGCGTACCGGGGCATCGCGTGACCAACGTGGTGGGCATCGTCAAGGCGTATCAGACACGCGTCGGCGGCGGACCGATGCCGACGCAACTGGATGATGAAATCGGCGACCGCATCCGCGAGAAGGGCCGTGAATACGGCACGACCACCGGCAGGCCTCGTCGCTGCGGCTGGCTGGACCTGGTCGCACTGAAATACACCGCCGCGGTCAGCGGCGCGACCGGGATCGCGCTGATGCTGCTGGATGTTCTGGCAGGTCTTGAAGAATTGAAGGTGTGTGTCGGCTATCGTCACCAGGGCCGGGTGCTGAAGACGTTCCCGGCCGACGCGGACGTACTCGCTGCGGTGGAGCCGGTCTACGAAACGCTGCCGGGCTTCGCCGCCGAGATCGAGGATTGTCGCAGCTACAACGATCTGCCCGAAGAGGCGAAGGCCTACATCCGCCGTATCGAGCAGTTCATTGACGTGCCCGTGGTCATGGCCAGCGTCGGCCCGCGACGCGATCAAAGTGTGTTTCGATAA
- a CDS encoding isoprenyl transferase produces the protein MPSTTANQQDATGTPQPGDTPRLELPSAELPRHVAVIMDGNGRWAQQRGQDRTFGHRKGAEAVRAVVTESAKLGLDVLTLYSFSTENWTRSQSEVAFLMNLYVEYLVRERETLAENNVRFIQIGRREGLPTPVLHEMDQVIEATSKNTGLTLALALNYGSRAEITDAVRAIARKVAAGELSPDAIEDTTISNHLYTAGLPDPDLLIRTAGEMRLSNYLLWQISYAEFYVADVCWPDFQVEAYHKALRAYAKRQRKFGAVV, from the coding sequence ATGCCCTCCACAACCGCCAACCAGCAGGACGCGACCGGGACGCCTCAGCCCGGCGATACGCCGCGCCTGGAACTGCCGTCGGCCGAGTTGCCCCGGCACGTAGCGGTCATCATGGATGGCAACGGCCGATGGGCGCAGCAGCGCGGACAGGATCGAACGTTCGGCCATCGCAAAGGCGCTGAGGCCGTCCGCGCCGTCGTCACCGAATCCGCCAAGCTCGGCCTCGACGTGCTCACGCTCTACAGCTTCTCTACGGAGAACTGGACCCGCTCGCAGAGCGAAGTCGCGTTTCTCATGAATCTCTACGTCGAATACCTCGTTCGCGAACGCGAAACGCTCGCCGAGAACAACGTCCGCTTCATCCAGATCGGCCGACGCGAAGGCCTGCCCACCCCCGTGCTCCACGAGATGGACCAGGTCATCGAAGCCACCTCCAAGAACACCGGCCTAACCCTCGCGCTTGCGTTGAACTATGGCAGCCGGGCCGAGATCACCGACGCGGTTCGTGCGATTGCCCGCAAGGTTGCCGCCGGCGAACTGTCGCCCGACGCGATCGAAGACACGACCATCAGCAACCATCTCTACACCGCCGGCCTGCCCGATCCGGACCTGCTCATCCGTACCGCCGGCGAAATGCGACTGAGCAACTACCTGCTCTGGCAGATCAGCTACGCCGAGTTTTACGTCGCCGATGTATGCTGGCCTGACTTCCAGGTCGAGGCCTACCACAAAGCGCTTCGCGCCTATGCCAAGCGGCAACGCAAATTCGGCGCGGTGGTGTGA
- a CDS encoding FHA domain-containing protein — MATILVMNGPCEGRWFPVPIDRPLVVGRDRSLLATLPDVKTSRHHLEVRFMPYENGYVVADKASRNGVFVNGHRISHYKTLAEEDRIRLGYTVLIFTEHDFEDQGESRQFLRKALSRHQDDLQRIKQEQATRSAKPEQPASRFNIGRLLGWGRPE, encoded by the coding sequence GTGGCGACGATTCTGGTGATGAACGGCCCTTGCGAGGGGCGGTGGTTTCCCGTGCCGATCGATCGGCCGCTGGTGGTCGGCCGCGACCGGTCACTGCTGGCAACGCTGCCGGATGTCAAAACTTCGCGGCACCATCTTGAAGTGCGCTTCATGCCCTACGAGAACGGCTACGTCGTGGCAGACAAGGCCAGCCGTAACGGTGTGTTCGTCAACGGCCATCGCATTTCACATTACAAAACCCTGGCGGAAGAAGACCGCATCCGACTGGGCTACACCGTGCTGATCTTCACGGAGCATGACTTCGAAGACCAGGGCGAGTCGCGCCAGTTCCTGCGGAAAGCCCTGTCGCGTCATCAAGACGACCTGCAACGCATCAAGCAGGAGCAGGCGACGCGATCGGCAAAGCCGGAGCAGCCTGCCAGTCGTTTCAACATCGGCCGACTGTTGGGTTGGGGGCGGCCGGAATAA
- a CDS encoding solute:sodium symporter family transporter: protein MPYAITLFSFFAFTGAVGLITWWTTRKADHQTSTGYFLAGRSLTFPFIAGSLLLTNLSTEQMVGLNGSAFRYGLSVMAWEVVAVLALVAMALFFLPRFLKSGIATLPQFLGLRFDGGTQIIANLIFLGAYTAILLPIILYTGAAGLMGMLDLSALTGIENTRLLVWLTVWFVGIIGACYALFGGLNSIAVSDMLNGIGLLIGGFLITYFGLQAVSGGDGVFEGWRILQDTNPERFNSVGGPETEVPFFTLFTGVLLLNLFYWCTNQQIIQRTFGASSLAEGQKGVLLTGLFKLLGPLYLVLPGIIAFHLYAERDIHPDHAYGMLVFDVLPAPLTGFFAAVMAGAILSSFNSALNATTTLFGTGIYKAVLNKQASDQQVVRVSKRFGWVVAIGAMIIAPLLIGQEGIFTYLQQMNGIYFIPIFAVVVVAILAPRVPPLAAKVALLLGCGGIAVGYFVPPFNQGVAAMGEFHFLGGAFVLLVLIMLLIGWLRPLPTPWAQTATGDVEMTPWRFRVPAAAVLVVLVLLIYVSFADFSVLFSG from the coding sequence ATGCCATACGCAATCACGCTCTTTTCGTTTTTCGCCTTCACCGGGGCCGTGGGGCTGATCACCTGGTGGACGACGCGGAAGGCCGACCATCAAACCTCCACCGGCTACTTCCTCGCCGGCCGATCGCTGACCTTCCCCTTCATCGCCGGCTCGCTGCTGCTGACCAATCTCTCCACCGAGCAGATGGTCGGGCTCAACGGCTCGGCGTTTCGCTATGGGCTCAGCGTCATGGCGTGGGAAGTCGTGGCAGTGCTCGCGTTGGTGGCCATGGCGTTGTTCTTCCTGCCGCGGTTTCTCAAAAGCGGCATCGCCACGCTGCCGCAGTTCCTCGGCCTCCGGTTCGACGGCGGCACGCAGATCATCGCCAACCTCATCTTTCTCGGCGCGTACACCGCCATCCTCCTGCCCATCATCCTCTACACCGGCGCCGCCGGCCTCATGGGCATGCTCGACCTCAGCGCCCTGACCGGCATTGAAAACACCAGGCTGCTCGTCTGGCTCACCGTCTGGTTCGTCGGCATCATCGGCGCTTGCTACGCCCTGTTTGGCGGACTCAACAGCATTGCCGTATCCGACATGCTCAACGGCATCGGCCTGCTCATCGGCGGATTCCTCATCACCTACTTCGGCCTTCAAGCAGTCAGCGGCGGCGACGGCGTCTTCGAAGGCTGGCGCATCCTCCAGGACACCAACCCCGAGCGATTCAACTCCGTTGGCGGCCCCGAAACCGAAGTCCCCTTCTTCACCCTCTTCACCGGTGTGCTGCTGCTGAATCTGTTTTACTGGTGCACCAATCAGCAGATCATCCAGCGAACCTTCGGCGCTTCCAGCCTCGCGGAGGGGCAAAAGGGCGTCCTGCTCACCGGCTTGTTCAAACTGCTGGGCCCGCTCTATCTCGTGCTGCCGGGCATCATCGCCTTTCACCTTTACGCCGAGCGCGACATTCATCCCGACCATGCCTACGGCATGCTTGTGTTCGATGTACTGCCCGCACCGCTGACCGGCTTCTTCGCCGCCGTCATGGCCGGGGCCATCCTCAGTTCCTTCAACTCCGCGCTCAACGCCACCACGACGCTCTTCGGCACGGGCATTTACAAAGCCGTGCTCAACAAACAGGCAAGCGACCAGCAGGTGGTCCGCGTGAGCAAGCGGTTCGGCTGGGTCGTCGCGATCGGCGCGATGATCATCGCGCCGCTGCTGATCGGGCAAGAGGGTATTTTCACCTACCTTCAGCAGATGAACGGCATTTACTTCATCCCGATTTTCGCCGTCGTGGTCGTCGCCATCCTCGCGCCGCGCGTGCCGCCACTCGCAGCCAAGGTCGCGCTGCTGCTCGGCTGCGGCGGCATCGCTGTCGGCTACTTCGTGCCGCCGTTCAACCAGGGCGTTGCGGCGATGGGTGAGTTTCACTTCCTCGGCGGCGCGTTCGTGCTGCTGGTGCTGATCATGCTGCTGATCGGCTGGCTGCGCCCGCTGCCCACACCTTGGGCGCAGACTGCCACGGGCGATGTCGAGATGACGCCCTGGCGATTCCGCGTGCCCGCTGCAGCGGTGTTGGTCGTTCTCGTTCTGTTGATTTATGTTTCCTTCGCGGACTTCTCCGTACTGTTCAGCGGATAG
- a CDS encoding NADH-quinone oxidoreductase subunit N — translation MEEMLAKFASLWPEIALLVGAGLCLITGLHRNPAVRQATVWVAAASLVVAGILIAITGVPYSEFGFGAMTVYIKYAAVVIGLLLLMVSAGVPEQVRQNRLAESAKSFDPGNSTRGEFYAFFLMTIVGVMITAGADDLVWLFLALELTSLPTYVMVATARDRITAQESAVKYFFLGAMSAAVFLYGFTLIYGATGFTNFVEIAAIAQEQAAAGQLSPLLTAGLVLSILGICFKIAAFPMHFYAADVYQGATTAVTTLLAFVPKTAGFIALIYIVSLVGWDPLPPVIVGLLWGLAAITMTVGNVLALLQTNVKRVLAYSSIAHSGYMLVGLLAGPAVVGGSSLNNGIAALLFYLVAYGLATIASFGVLGCLRARGDEAETYDDIAGLWQRSPALAGVLVLSVISLLGLPPLVGFLGKLYLIGAAYTGGYIWLIIVLVINSAISAAYYLAIANAAFFGKPSPHVTFSKAPARGLASGVAAVLAVVLGVAGMQLVDFAHASTIITPTTEQAVEVDDRPTGAAQSADEREAESPYVLQQSQPQQPSISSAAATSAPATCCLIASCCENDATSRSADTR, via the coding sequence ATGGAAGAAATGCTCGCCAAATTCGCTTCGCTCTGGCCTGAGATCGCCCTGCTGGTCGGTGCAGGCCTTTGCCTGATCACCGGCCTGCACCGCAACCCCGCGGTACGGCAAGCGACCGTCTGGGTCGCAGCCGCGTCGCTGGTGGTCGCCGGCATACTGATCGCCATCACCGGCGTGCCCTACAGCGAGTTCGGCTTCGGCGCGATGACCGTTTACATCAAGTACGCCGCCGTCGTCATCGGCCTGTTGCTGCTGATGGTCTCCGCCGGCGTGCCGGAGCAGGTCCGCCAGAACCGCCTCGCCGAGTCCGCCAAATCCTTCGACCCCGGCAACAGCACGCGCGGCGAGTTCTACGCCTTCTTCCTCATGACTATCGTCGGCGTCATGATCACCGCCGGCGCGGACGACCTCGTCTGGCTGTTCCTCGCACTCGAACTCACCAGCCTGCCCACCTACGTCATGGTCGCCACCGCTCGCGACCGCATCACCGCGCAGGAGTCGGCGGTCAAGTACTTCTTCCTCGGCGCAATGTCCGCGGCCGTGTTCCTCTACGGCTTCACGCTCATCTACGGCGCAACCGGCTTCACCAACTTCGTCGAGATCGCCGCCATCGCGCAGGAGCAGGCCGCAGCAGGCCAGCTCAGCCCGCTGCTGACCGCCGGCCTCGTGCTGTCGATCCTGGGCATCTGCTTCAAGATCGCCGCGTTCCCGATGCACTTTTACGCCGCCGACGTGTACCAGGGCGCCACGACTGCCGTCACCACCCTGCTCGCGTTCGTGCCCAAGACAGCCGGCTTCATTGCACTGATCTACATCGTCAGCCTCGTCGGGTGGGACCCGCTGCCGCCGGTGATCGTCGGCCTGCTGTGGGGCCTCGCCGCCATCACCATGACCGTCGGCAACGTGCTCGCCCTGCTCCAGACCAACGTTAAGCGCGTGCTCGCCTACAGTTCAATCGCACACTCCGGCTACATGCTCGTCGGCCTGCTCGCCGGCCCGGCGGTGGTCGGCGGTTCGTCACTGAACAACGGCATCGCCGCGTTGCTGTTCTATCTCGTCGCTTACGGCCTGGCGACCATCGCCAGCTTCGGCGTGCTCGGCTGCCTTCGCGCTCGCGGCGACGAAGCCGAAACCTACGACGACATCGCCGGCCTCTGGCAACGCTCGCCCGCCCTCGCCGGCGTGCTCGTGCTCAGCGTTATCTCACTGCTGGGCCTGCCGCCGCTGGTCGGCTTCCTCGGCAAGCTCTACCTCATCGGCGCGGCCTACACAGGCGGCTACATCTGGCTGATCATTGTCCTCGTGATCAACTCGGCCATCTCCGCCGCGTACTACCTCGCCATCGCCAACGCCGCCTTCTTCGGCAAGCCTTCGCCGCATGTGACATTCTCCAAAGCGCCGGCTCGCGGCCTTGCCTCGGGGGTCGCCGCGGTGCTCGCAGTCGTGCTCGGCGTCGCCGGCATGCAACTGGTCGACTTCGCCCACGCCTCGACAATCATCACGCCCACTACCGAGCAGGCCGTGGAAGTCGACGACCGCCCCACCGGCGCCGCCCAGTCCGCAGACGAACGCGAGGCCGAGTCGCCCTACGTCCTGCAACAGTCGCAACCGCAACAGCCATCAATCAGCAGCGCCGCCGCAACATCCGCCCCGGCGACCTGCTGTCTCATTGCATCCTGCTGTGAGAATGACGCCACCTCGCGCAGCGCCGACACGCGTTAA
- a CDS encoding NuoM family protein: protein METSNWLIPLLLLVPLITALGMLVPNPWFDDRRNAWAWTLVSTVVTFVLSLVVAFQFDWSEAGIQMASEIRWIPEWGLTFGFGLDTISLWLVLLTTFLMPIVILGSLTAVEHRAREFYFWLLVLQAAMTGVFLATDIIFFYICFEFTLIPLYFLIGVFGSRQRLAAAKMFFLYTFTGSMLTLAGLLYVAFLHADATGAWSFAIADLYETAQGMNFTQQAFVLGAMLAGFAVKVPLWPVHTWLPLAHTEAPTAGSVVLAGVLLKLGTYALLRFALPMTPEAVVVFAPYIGVLAVIGILYTALVCWVQKDIKKLIAYSSVSHLGFCVLGLFALDANDIGAVGAVMYMINHGLSTGALFLCVGMIYERFHTREMALMSGLARVMPVWATFMGFFVMASVGLPGLNGFVSEFLTLAGTFLSPTGVLGIPYAFAAGAGMILAAIYLLYMMGKVVFGPTRIPPHDDHDDHHAPVKDLNTREIATLAPLAVACLVFGILPFPILQSLEPSVGNMTAAAKAEVERLTETELVEANELIEETTTGDRMTLRLEIE from the coding sequence ATGGAAACCTCCAACTGGCTCATCCCGCTGCTTCTGCTCGTGCCGCTCATCACGGCGTTGGGCATGCTCGTGCCGAACCCCTGGTTCGACGACCGCCGCAACGCCTGGGCGTGGACACTCGTCAGCACGGTCGTCACGTTCGTGCTCTCGCTGGTCGTCGCGTTTCAGTTTGACTGGAGCGAAGCCGGCATTCAGATGGCCAGCGAAATCCGCTGGATTCCCGAGTGGGGCCTGACGTTCGGCTTCGGGCTCGACACGATCTCGCTCTGGCTGGTGCTGCTGACCACATTCCTCATGCCGATCGTGATCCTCGGCTCGCTCACGGCCGTCGAACATCGCGCCCGCGAGTTCTACTTCTGGCTGCTCGTGCTCCAGGCCGCCATGACCGGCGTGTTCCTCGCCACCGACATCATCTTCTTCTACATCTGCTTCGAATTCACGCTCATCCCGCTCTACTTCCTCATCGGCGTGTTCGGCTCGCGGCAGCGCCTCGCGGCGGCGAAGATGTTCTTCCTCTACACCTTTACCGGCTCGATGCTCACGCTCGCCGGCCTGCTGTACGTCGCCTTCCTGCACGCCGACGCGACCGGCGCGTGGTCGTTCGCCATTGCCGACCTGTACGAAACCGCGCAGGGCATGAACTTCACGCAGCAGGCCTTCGTGCTCGGTGCCATGCTCGCCGGCTTCGCCGTGAAAGTCCCGCTCTGGCCGGTGCACACCTGGCTGCCGCTGGCGCACACCGAGGCCCCGACCGCTGGCTCCGTCGTGCTGGCAGGCGTGCTGTTGAAGCTGGGCACCTACGCCCTGCTGCGTTTCGCGCTGCCCATGACCCCCGAAGCCGTGGTGGTGTTCGCTCCCTACATCGGCGTCCTCGCGGTCATCGGCATCCTCTACACCGCCCTGGTCTGCTGGGTGCAGAAGGACATCAAGAAGCTCATCGCCTACTCGTCGGTGAGTCACCTTGGCTTTTGCGTGCTGGGCCTGTTCGCTCTCGACGCCAACGACATCGGCGCGGTCGGCGCGGTGATGTACATGATCAACCACGGCCTCTCCACCGGCGCGCTGTTCCTCTGCGTCGGCATGATCTACGAACGCTTCCACACACGCGAGATGGCGCTGATGTCCGGCCTCGCCCGCGTCATGCCCGTATGGGCGACCTTCATGGGCTTCTTTGTGATGGCCAGCGTCGGCCTCCCGGGCTTGAACGGCTTCGTCAGCGAGTTCCTCACCCTCGCCGGCACGTTCCTCTCGCCCACAGGTGTGTTGGGCATCCCCTACGCCTTCGCTGCCGGTGCGGGCATGATCCTCGCCGCGATCTACCTGCTCTACATGATGGGTAAGGTCGTCTTTGGCCCGACGCGCATCCCGCCACACGATGACCACGACGATCATCACGCCCCGGTGAAAGACCTCAACACGCGCGAGATCGCAACCCTCGCGCCGCTGGCGGTGGCTTGTCTGGTCTTCGGCATCCTGCCGTTCCCGATCCTGCAATCGCTCGAGCCGAGCGTCGGCAACATGACCGCCGCCGCCAAGGCCGAGGTCGAACGACTGACCGAAACCGAACTCGTCGAAGCCAACGAACTGATCGAAGAAACCACCACAGGCGACCGCATGACGCTTCGCCTGGAGATTGAATAA